A single Candidatus Thalassolituus haligoni DNA region contains:
- the ispD gene encoding 2-C-methyl-D-erythritol 4-phosphate cytidylyltransferase — protein MTVWPLVVAAGVGRRMQADRPKQYLRLNQRLLMDYTLDTLLTYPGVTRLVLVLSAHDPYWPASEFAHDARILRAAGGAERSDSVLNGLRTLQAIASVDDWVMVHDVARPCLQHSDLDALLAQLTFPGAILASPTRDTMKRGRLNAAGQTEISATVEREQLWHALTPQVFPLGLLIRALEFCLEQGVAVTDEASAIEHLGHAPRLVEGRADNIKVTRPADLALVAFYLQQARSGLTNKRGGL, from the coding sequence GTGACGGTCTGGCCATTAGTTGTCGCGGCGGGTGTTGGCCGTCGTATGCAGGCCGATCGCCCGAAACAATATCTGCGTCTGAATCAGCGCCTGCTGATGGACTATACCCTCGATACCCTGCTGACCTATCCGGGCGTGACGCGTCTGGTATTGGTGCTGTCCGCACACGACCCCTATTGGCCCGCCAGTGAATTTGCCCATGATGCACGGATTCTGCGTGCCGCTGGTGGTGCGGAACGTTCTGACTCGGTATTAAATGGACTACGTACCCTACAGGCGATTGCTTCAGTGGATGACTGGGTGATGGTGCATGATGTGGCGCGTCCGTGTCTGCAACACAGCGACCTCGATGCCTTGCTGGCGCAGCTGACATTCCCCGGTGCTATTCTGGCCAGCCCGACACGAGACACCATGAAGCGTGGCCGTCTCAATGCCGCAGGACAAACTGAAATCAGCGCCACCGTTGAACGCGAACAACTCTGGCATGCCTTGACGCCGCAGGTGTTTCCGCTGGGGTTGTTGATTCGTGCGCTGGAGTTCTGCCTTGAGCAGGGCGTAGCGGTGACGGATGAAGCCTCAGCCATCGAGCACCTCGGCCATGCCCCCAGGCTGGTGGAGGGGCGGGCAGACAATATCAAGGTTACCCGCCCGGCGGATCTGGCGCTGGTGGCATTTTATTTACAGCAGGCCCGGTCTGGGCTAACCAATAAACGAGGTGGGTTGTGA
- the ispF gene encoding 2-C-methyl-D-erythritol 2,4-cyclodiphosphate synthase produces the protein MRIGHGFDVHAFEDGDFITLGGVEIPHDQGLKAHSDGDVALHALADALLGAAALGDIGQHFPDTDAQWAGADSRMLLRHVVCLLADRGYGIGNVDITIVAQAPKMAPHIALMRQTIAADLNVRLDDVNVKATTTEKLGYVGRKEGIAVHAVALIMATP, from the coding sequence GTGAGAATTGGCCACGGTTTTGACGTCCACGCTTTTGAAGATGGCGACTTTATTACTCTGGGTGGAGTCGAAATCCCTCATGATCAGGGACTCAAGGCCCACTCCGATGGTGATGTTGCCTTGCATGCGTTGGCCGATGCCCTGTTGGGCGCTGCCGCGCTGGGTGATATTGGCCAGCATTTTCCCGATACCGACGCGCAATGGGCCGGGGCCGACAGTCGTATGCTGTTGCGTCACGTGGTTTGCCTGCTGGCGGATCGGGGTTATGGAATCGGCAATGTGGATATCACGATTGTTGCCCAGGCCCCGAAAATGGCCCCCCATATTGCGCTGATGCGTCAGACGATTGCTGCTGACCTGAACGTGCGTCTGGACGATGTTAACGTCAAGGCAACCACCACTGAAAAACTGGGGTATGTCGGCCGCAAGGAAGGCATTGCGGTACATGCCGTTGCGCTGATTATGGCAACGCCCTGA